The DNA region GTTCGCCTCCCGAATGGGTGCACCGCCCTATCGCAGGCGCTCAAGGCACGGTTGGCTGAGCAGATCGCCGCTCATCTCGCGGCCGCCGACCCTCCGCGCCAAGGGGTGCACGAGCTCGGGGGACACGTACAGCACCACGGTCCCGGGTCTGGTCGTGGAGGCCGCGGTCGCCAAGGTGCTCGGGTTCGCCCGGCACTGCAAGGAGAGCGAACGGTGGACTGCGTTTCGCACCTACTGGGGCATCGAGAGCTTCTACTGCAGGCCAGGACTCGAAGGCGCCCACGATAAGGGCGGTGTCGAGGGCCAGATCGGGTACTTCCGGCGCAACCACTTCGTGCTCGTTCCCGAGGTCGCCTCGCTGGCCGAGCTCAACGAGATGGTCGACCGGTGGGACCTGGAAGACGAAGGCCGAAGGATCCGCTCGCGGGCGAGGACAGTCGGCGAGTACCTTGCCGCCGAGGCGCCGTTGCTCAAGCCGCTGCCGACCGAGCTGTTCGAGACGGGCCGGCTCTTCACTCCGCGGGTGGACCGCTACAGCCAGATCGCCGTCCAGACCAACCGCTACTCGGTTCCGGTCCGGCTGATCGGCTGGACGGTTCGGGTGATGCTGCACGCCAATCACCTCATCGTCTACGACCAGGGCATAGAGGTCGCCTGCCACGAGCGGCTGAGTGCCAAGGCCGGCTCGCGCCTGGAGCTGGACCACTACCTGGAGGCACTGATCCGCAAGCCCGGCGTCTTCCTCGGAGCCACCGCCCTCGAACAGGCCAAGTCCGCAGACAAGTTCACCCCGGTGCACGACGACTGGTGGGACGCGGCCCGGGCAGCCCACGGCGACAAGGGCGGCACCATAGCCCTGAGCGATGTCCTGCTGCTGGGCCGCCACAGGAGCCACGAGCACATCGTCGCCGGACTGGCCACGGCCCTGCGGGCCAGCGCCTTCACTGCGGACGCGGTTGCTCTGGAGGCCCGCAAGGCAGCGGAGGCCGACGCACCTCCGCCCTCCCCAGGTCTGCCCGAGCGGACCAGGTCACCGCGGGCGGCGGTCACCCTTCTGGCCGACTGGCGGGTGTCCCATCTGCCGCCCGATACCCGGCCGCGGCCCTCGGTGGCCCCCTACGACCAGCTGTTACGACACCGCCGCCAGGTCGGTGACACCGCCAGCCAGGGAGAAGCCTCGTGGGTGCCCAACACCATCGCGGCTTGAGCGAACAAGGCGCCGACACCGCCATCGACCAGGCATGCCGGATGCTGCGGCTGCCCACCATCCGGAGCCAGTTCTCTGACCTCGCCGATGCCGCGTCTCGGGAACAGATGTCCTACAAGGGCTTCCTCGCCGAGCTGCTGCTGGCCGAGTGCGACGACCAGGCCCGCAGGCGCTCGGAACGGCGCATCAAGGCCGCGGCCTTCCCCCGCGAGAAGTCACTGCGGGCCTTCGACTTCGACGCCAACCCCAACGTTGACGCTGCAACGATAAACACGCTCGCCACCTGTGAGTGGGTCAGGAAAGGAAAGGCTCTCTGCCTGATCGGCGACTCGGGCACCGGGAAATCGCATCTCCTGATTGCGCTGGGCACGGAGGCCGCGATGAAGGGCTACCGGGTCCGCTACACCCTCGCCACCAAGCTCGTGAACGAGTTCGTCGAGGCGGCCGACGAGAGGCTGCTGACCAAGACGATCGCCCGCTACAGACGCGTCGATCTCCTCTGTACTGACGAATTAGGGTCTATGGAACTTGACCGCCGGGGCGCTGAGCTGCTGTTCCAGGTCCTGACCGAACGCGGGGAGAAGAACAGCGTCGCCATCGCCTCCAACGAGAGTTTCGGAAAAGCGCACATGTTCCGCCGAACCTGTGCCAGGCAGCGCCGAAACAAGGCAGGTTCCCGCCTTGTGGTGAATCGGCCCGTTCATGGGGTAGTCGGCCGTGAATACTCAGTACCCGCAGAACACGTGGACATGGAACTCTGTCCCTCATGAGCGAGCCGACCCCCTACGACCATGACCGATCCGCGTACTCCCGTGAAGGACTGGCCCGGCTCGTACTTGCCGACCACGCCACAGAGGTGGCGGACAGCGCCGCCGGGCTGGTGGGTACTCGAAACGATGTTGATACCGGACTCGCCGGTCGCGTCAGCCAAGCCCAACAGCTCATCGAACTAGCTGAGCGGACTCTGAACTCGGCCGTCGTCTACGAAGTCGAACGCGGCAGCTCCTGGGCACAGGTCGCGGCCTACCTGGATATCAGTGCTGAAGAGGCCCGAGAGCGGTACACCCCCGCTGTCCAAGCGTGGAACACCGCATTCGAGGAGCCGTATCGGTTGGACGAAACGGGCCGCAAGCGCATCCCCCAGCTGCCCACCGCGGCATACGATCCCAACTGGGCATGCACTCAGCTGGACCGTTGGGCCTTCCTGCGGCATGTCGGGATCGACGACAGGCAGGCCGTCAGCGCTGGCCTCGTCATGGCCGACACTGCGGACGAACCCGTACCGGCAAAGGACGGGAGCTGAGCGATGGCACTCTCTGGACTCGACGCCGAACGGGCCATCCGGCTCTCGGCCTTGACCGACGAGCTCCGCCCCCTGCTGGCGACAGGCACGGAGATGTCAGCGATCCAGTCGATGCTCAGCGCGCGTGGCATCGGCGTGATGGACTCCATCGTTGTCACCCGCGAACTGCTGGGCGCTGGGTCGGGAGACCTTGGTCTGGCAAAGACGCTGGTCCTCGCCACTCCGGCGCGCAATGGCGAACGGGAACAGCACCACGCACTTGTCGACGAACTGCTCGTGGCGCTCGACGAGGTCGACCAGGCCTGACCACATTCCGAGGCAATGCCGAGCCTGACGCGAGGTCACGGTTGCATCGGACTCTGGGCTTTACGAGCGATCCGGAAGTCACGGTATTCGTCGCACACAATGCCCTGATTGACCCAGCGTCCGGGATCCGCTCCGAGCTCCTGAACGGCCACCTGGAGGGCTTCCTCGGGAGTCGCCAGGACGGCGATTTCCCGTCCCCAGCTCTCTTCGTCCGGGTCCAGGGGCGGGAACTCGGTGACGTCGTGGAACGTGTCGGTGCCGGCGTCCACGACTTCGCTGAGATAGACGGTGACGCCCGAGCGGTCGGGGCTGATGGCAATCCAGCGAACGCCTTGGCGGCCGTCGCGCTCGATGCCGCCGAGGAACTGCTCGATCTCCTTCCCTCGGTGCAGTGCTCCAAGGGCGAACACGTACGTCAGGTGTCGCACCTCAGTGTCTCCGTTCACGCTGTTCGGGGAGGCGTCCAGCCTCGACATGGTCGGCAAGGTAGATCATGACGCCTTCGGGGTCCATGCCAAGGACCGCGGCGACGAGCTTCGGGTCGAGGGTGTTCACCAGGTCGGCCAGACGGGTGCACCGCAGCGTCCGGGGCGGAACACCGCAGGGGTCCATGATGTGACTGACATAGGCAGTCGATGCCGCGGACCGGCCGGATTTGGTGATCTTCGTGACGATCACGTGGGGGTTGTCGGTGCGCTGGCTCTCGCGGTGGGCCAGACAGCGTTGTAATACCGACCAGCTGGCCGGGTCCATCGGCACCGGATGCGGGCGTTTGCCCAGTTGGACGGTGCGGTTGATCGGCTCGATGTCGTCCACGCGCAGGTTTCGCACTTCGCTGCTGGAGGCCGCGTGCAGGAGGGCCAGCATTCCGAGGAAGGCCTCGTGGGGGTGGGCGTCGGTGGTGGTGGTCCAGCGGCGGAACAGCTGGCGCTGCTGGTCGACGGCGACGGTGGCGCCGCTGAACCCGGACGGGCCTTTCGCCTTCAGACCGCGGGTGGGGTCGACGAGGACGACTTTGCCAGAGCGGGCGAAGCGGAAGTACTGCCGCAGTACGGTCAGTCGGCGCTGGCGGGCCTTGGGCCGGGTGGCCAGGAACGCTTCGATGTCGTGGACGTCGGCCAGGGCCCAGTCGAGTTTGCCGCTCTGGTCGGCCAGGAAGCGGGCGAGGTCGCGGACGATGGCCAGGGTCGCCTCGATGGTGATGTCGGCGCGCGGCAGGGTCCCGGCGCGCAGGGCACGTTCACGTGCTCGCAGCAGTGCGTCGGAGAACGCCTGGATCTGGGGCCGCAGCGGCAGCGGGGCGGCTTCGATGCGGCGTCGGCGGCGGCCGGCCGCTAGCTGGTCGGCGTGGTCGGTCGGCAGCGCCAGGGCGCGCTGGGTGAAGAAGTCCTCCAGCGCGCGGGCGAGGGAGCCCATCGAGCGGCCGGGGCGACGAGCACGCTCCAGGAGAGCCTGCGGATGATTGGGGTGTTCGTCCTCCAGGAGCCGACCGAGAGCGCTGATCATGGTGCAGGCCCAGCTGGCGCAGTGCCGGGCGGCGAGGTGGCCGGCGAAGTCGCCCAGCCACGGCGGCGGGTCGGTGAGTCGTTCTTGCAGGTTGGCGGCGGTGATGAACGGCCGGTCGGGGTGCTTCTGCCAGCAGGCCGAGCACAGTCCCAGTCCGGCATGGCGTCGCACCTGGCCGCACCCGGCGCACGCACGCGGTGGCTGCTTGGGCTGGCGGACGCGTGAGCAGTGGCCGCACCAGCCGGTGGCGGTCTGCAGGAAGCCGGGCCGCTGGCAGCGCGGGCAGGTCCGTTTGGCGGCGACTCGCTCGGCTTCCCGCCGACAGGCCCCGCAGCTGGTGGCGGCCGGAGAGCGCACCGGCCGGCCGCAGGTGGTGCAGGTCCGCGAGCAGTTGATGCACCGTCCGGTGTCTTTCTGCAGGACCCGTGACTTTCGGCAGGTCGGGCAGGGTGTTCGGGTGGCTTCGTCCTTGAGCCGGGCGGTGCAGCGGCAGCAGTAGTCCCGGCCGATGATCCCGACCGACGCCCCGCAGCCGACGCAATCCCGCTGTCGCATGCCCATCGTCGCTCCGTCCCCGTTCGCGTCAGATCGGAGGCATGGACCGGCCGGTGGCTGAGGCGGCCCGGGGCAGCTCAGCTGCTGGTCGGGCGGGGGTGGCGGGGCGTTGGACGGGGGTGGTGTCGACTTCGATCAGGTCGTTGGGGGAGCATTCGAGCGCGGTGCACAGCGCGGCCAGGGTCGACATCTTCACCTGCGAGGGCTCCTTGGTGAACAGCGCCGACACCGATGCTGAGGACAGCTCCAGGCCGGCCCGTTCGGCCAGGAGCCGCCGCAGTTGGGCGCCGGTCCAGACCTCGCGCTGGGCGGCGGCGATCCGCAGCTTCCACTTGATGTTCACGACGCGGGATCCTCTCCGGTGAGCTCGCTGAGGGTGCTGGTCACCGCACGGCGATAGGCGTCCTCGATGAACGTGGCCGAGGGCCGGACGTATCGCATGGTTGAACTGACGGTCCAGTGACCGAGGAGTTGCTGGATGGCCACCAGGTCCACGCCGCGTTCGTAGTTGTGGGTCGCGCAGGCCCGGCGCAGGGCATGTGGGCTGAAGCGGACTGCGGACGGGCGGCCTTCGAGTTCCATCAGATAGCGCAGCCGGTTGCGGACGGTGCCCTGGTGGAGGTGGCCGCCGGACTCGTCGGCGAACAGCGCGGGCGAGTCGGGGAACTTGCCGCGCACGTCGTCCAGGAACCAGTGCAGGACCAGGTCCAACTGGTCGAGCATGGGCACCCAACGCGGCCGCGGCTCGGAGGTGCGGGCGCCCTTGCCGAAGCGCACGTGCAGTTTCCCGAACGGGCCGCGGTCGAAGTGGACATCGGGGCGGTCCAGGCGCGCTGCCTCGTCCGAGCGCAGGCCGGCGTGATACAGCGTCCGGAACAGCGCATAGTCGCGGGCGGCGGGTGCGTACTTGCGGGCGGTGGCGATGCGGGCCTTGAGGAAGGCGAAGAACTCCTCGACGCGCTCCGGGGTCGGTGGCGGCAGCAGAGCTGGCGAGTCGTCGCCGACATGGCGCGAGGCGTTGAACTCGTCGACCGGGCAGACCAGCCGGATCCCGAACGCGGCCTCGATCTCCACGGCCTTGCGGGCCTGCAGGAACCGGTGGAAGCCCTTGAAGATCTGGACATAGCCACGGCGGGTGGACGGGGCACGCCCGTCCACCGCCAAGCCGCCGACCACGCGGTCGATGTCCTCAGGAGTGACGTCCCAAGCGGGCCGGCCCAGGGCTTGCAGCGTCCGCTCCAGCAGGCCGGTGTCGTTCTCGATGGTCACCGGGCTGAACCCGCGGGCCCGCCAGGAGGCCACGAACGCTTCCACACATAACGCCTGGAACTCCCACGGGTCCAGGGCAGCTGGCAGGTCAGGGACTGCTCGGCCCCCGATCACCCGCAGACGCGACTCCACCATCGGGCACACCTTCCTCGCACCTGATGAATGAAGGTAGCGCCTTCAAAAGCATGCTGTCAGCGAGACAATCAAAGAGACGCCCAGGACCCGCCTACGGCCAGGTGACAGGGCAGACTCCTCGCGGGGAACAAGTGCCAGCCCCATTTGGATGGACGAAGACGTTCACAGATCCACGGCTCTGCACGGCCATCGTCGACCGGCCCTCCTTCGACGCGGCCATCATCGAGACCGGCACGGACTCCTACCGCCTTGCCCATACCAAAGCCCGCGCCGGGCAGGTTGTCACACTCTGACCCCACACTCGAGAACCACCAGACGACCGCTCTGACGGACCCGCCGTCGCTGGCGCCCTTGCCCAGCAGAACCCCGCCCGCGGTCACAACTCACCCTGGAATCGCCGCACCGCAGCGTCTGCCTGCCGCGTTCCGGCCATACCCCGTGCTGGGTTCACGCGCTCAAGCTTGGTCCAGCCGGTCCAGCCTCGATTCTTGAGCAGCTCGATCAGCCGACGGGCCGGCGGCAGAGTGTCGAACACATGTGTATCCAGCAACTCGGCGAACGGTGGCTCGATGCCGGTGTCGTCGACGTAGAACTCGCCCTGCTCGTCGGCCACCTGTGTGATGTAGGTGGCCAGCTTGTCGGCCAGTTCGACCAGCCGCAGGTCGTCGTCGCTGCGGTCGAGAGCCTGGCTCAAGGTGAGATAGAAGTCGATGATCTGCGGGTCGGTGATCTGCTCCCGCTTGCGTGCCATCCACTCCGAAACTCGCTCGGGTGAACGCGCGGCCAGCGGGATCCAGCCGTCGCGCTCGACCTGGACGATCCGTTCGTCGACTCCGAGCGCCCGCAGCCGGTCAAGGTACTCGACCACCTCCTGGGGCAGTGCCAGGCTGTCCCCGGCGGCGAGGCGGGCGATCCGCTCGCGGTGCCGCTGCCGCTCCCGGATCTCCGCCCGCAGCCGCTTGTCGATATCTGCGACTGCCGCGGCGAACTCCTCCTCGTTTGCCTGGAGCAGCTCCCGCACGCGCGCCAGAGGGACCCCGGCCTCGGCGAGGGTCCGGATCTTGACCAACTCGACCACGGCGTCGGCGCCATACCTCCGATAGCCGGAGTGGTCCCGCTCCGGTTCCGGCAGCAGCCCCTTGGCGTGATAGTGCCGCACCGCGCGCACCGTCACTCCGGCGTACGACGCCAGCTCGCCGATGGTCAGCATCAGAGCAGTCTCCTAGTTCGCAGCCCGGGTCCGGTAGAGACGCCGCGACCAGAGGTAGCCGACCAGCCCGATCACCACACACCAGCCGAGGGCCCAGAGCATGTCCGAACCATCGGGCGATCCGGCCAGCAGACCGCGGAAAGCGTTCATGATCGGCGTGAACGGCTGGTACTCGGCGAACCACCGCAGCCCGGTCGGCATCGACTCGACCGGCACGAACCCGCTGCCCACGAACGGCAGAATGATGAAGATCATCGGCCAGTTGCTCGCGGCCTCCGGGTTCGGGCTGGCCAGCCCGAGCGCCACGGTGAACCAGGTCATCGCGAACGACAGCAGCGCGAGCAGACCGATCAGGCCCAACCACTGCATCGCCGAGGCGGCGGTCTCCAGACCGAGCAGGAACGCGACGCCAAAGACCGTTGCGAGTGCCAGCGCAGTCTGGACCATCGCGCCCAGCACGTGGCCGGTGAGCACCGAGACCTTGGCGATGGCCATGGTTCGGAACCGGTCGATGATTCCGCCAGTCATGTCGGTGGCGACCGAGACCGCGGTGCTGATGGACACGCTGGCCACCGCCATCACCAAGATCCCGGGAGTGATGAACGTCAGGTAGTCGCCGCGGTCCCCCGCCGGGGCTCCGGGCAGACCGGCGCCCATGGTGGCGCCGAAGACGTAGACGAACAGCAGCAGGAACAGCAGCGGCAGGCCGATCAGCATCAGCGTCTGCGACGGGTACCGGGCCATGTGTTTCAGGTTGCGGCGCAGCATGGT from Streptomyces sp. NBC_00258 includes:
- a CDS encoding Mu transposase domain-containing protein; translation: MGAPPYRRRSRHGWLSRSPLISRPPTLRAKGCTSSGDTYSTTVPGLVVEAAVAKVLGFARHCKESERWTAFRTYWGIESFYCRPGLEGAHDKGGVEGQIGYFRRNHFVLVPEVASLAELNEMVDRWDLEDEGRRIRSRARTVGEYLAAEAPLLKPLPTELFETGRLFTPRVDRYSQIAVQTNRYSVPVRLIGWTVRVMLHANHLIVYDQGIEVACHERLSAKAGSRLELDHYLEALIRKPGVFLGATALEQAKSADKFTPVHDDWWDAARAAHGDKGGTIALSDVLLLGRHRSHEHIVAGLATALRASAFTADAVALEARKAAEADAPPPSPGLPERTRSPRAAVTLLADWRVSHLPPDTRPRPSVAPYDQLLRHRRQVGDTASQGEASWVPNTIAA
- a CDS encoding ATP-binding protein, with translation MGAQHHRGLSEQGADTAIDQACRMLRLPTIRSQFSDLADAASREQMSYKGFLAELLLAECDDQARRRSERRIKAAAFPREKSLRAFDFDANPNVDAATINTLATCEWVRKGKALCLIGDSGTGKSHLLIALGTEAAMKGYRVRYTLATKLVNEFVEAADERLLTKTIARYRRVDLLCTDELGSMELDRRGAELLFQVLTERGEKNSVAIASNESFGKAHMFRRTCARQRRNKAGSRLVVNRPVHGVVGREYSVPAEHVDMELCPS
- a CDS encoding tyrosine-type recombinase/integrase; this encodes MRRHAGLGLCSACWQKHPDRPFITAANLQERLTDPPPWLGDFAGHLAARHCASWACTMISALGRLLEDEHPNHPQALLERARRPGRSMGSLARALEDFFTQRALALPTDHADQLAAGRRRRRIEAAPLPLRPQIQAFSDALLRARERALRAGTLPRADITIEATLAIVRDLARFLADQSGKLDWALADVHDIEAFLATRPKARQRRLTVLRQYFRFARSGKVVLVDPTRGLKAKGPSGFSGATVAVDQQRQLFRRWTTTTDAHPHEAFLGMLALLHAASSSEVRNLRVDDIEPINRTVQLGKRPHPVPMDPASWSVLQRCLAHRESQRTDNPHVIVTKITKSGRSAASTAYVSHIMDPCGVPPRTLRCTRLADLVNTLDPKLVAAVLGMDPEGVMIYLADHVEAGRLPEQRERRH
- a CDS encoding helix-turn-helix domain-containing protein, giving the protein MNIKWKLRIAAAQREVWTGAQLRRLLAERAGLELSSASVSALFTKEPSQVKMSTLAALCTALECSPNDLIEVDTTPVQRPATPARPAAELPRAASATGRSMPPI
- a CDS encoding tyrosine-type recombinase/integrase; translated protein: MVESRLRVIGGRAVPDLPAALDPWEFQALCVEAFVASWRARGFSPVTIENDTGLLERTLQALGRPAWDVTPEDIDRVVGGLAVDGRAPSTRRGYVQIFKGFHRFLQARKAVEIEAAFGIRLVCPVDEFNASRHVGDDSPALLPPPTPERVEEFFAFLKARIATARKYAPAARDYALFRTLYHAGLRSDEAARLDRPDVHFDRGPFGKLHVRFGKGARTSEPRPRWVPMLDQLDLVLHWFLDDVRGKFPDSPALFADESGGHLHQGTVRNRLRYLMELEGRPSAVRFSPHALRRACATHNYERGVDLVAIQQLLGHWTVSSTMRYVRPSATFIEDAYRRAVTSTLSELTGEDPAS
- a CDS encoding MerR family transcriptional regulator codes for the protein MLTIGELASYAGVTVRAVRHYHAKGLLPEPERDHSGYRRYGADAVVELVKIRTLAEAGVPLARVRELLQANEEEFAAAVADIDKRLRAEIRERQRHRERIARLAAGDSLALPQEVVEYLDRLRALGVDERIVQVERDGWIPLAARSPERVSEWMARKREQITDPQIIDFYLTLSQALDRSDDDLRLVELADKLATYITQVADEQGEFYVDDTGIEPPFAELLDTHVFDTLPPARRLIELLKNRGWTGWTKLERVNPARGMAGTRQADAAVRRFQGEL
- a CDS encoding ABC transporter permease, producing MNTATYAVRDSATMLRRNLKHMARYPSQTLMLIGLPLLFLLLFVYVFGATMGAGLPGAPAGDRGDYLTFITPGILVMAVASVSISTAVSVATDMTGGIIDRFRTMAIAKVSVLTGHVLGAMVQTALALATVFGVAFLLGLETAASAMQWLGLIGLLALLSFAMTWFTVALGLASPNPEAASNWPMIFIILPFVGSGFVPVESMPTGLRWFAEYQPFTPIMNAFRGLLAGSPDGSDMLWALGWCVVIGLVGYLWSRRLYRTRAAN